ACACCCACCGCTAGCCCGGCCAACAGCAATAACCACATCCTCGCATTCATCGCTCTCCTCCAGTCGCCCCGGCCACCAACTGCCGGGCATCCGAGCCTCTCTGCCAGTGGAATTCAAAAGCGTCCCTGAGCAGCCTGACCAACGCCGGGCTGTTCACGAAAACACCGGTGCGGTCTTCCGGCGTGGTCGCCAGGCCGAAGGCCGCAGAACTATTGTCAACGATGACAAGCCCCATTGGGACCTCCTCAACAACCCGGGCCTGCTCACCCGCCTTAATCACTTTCATTAGGTGAGGAAGACGAACCTTGTCGTCAAAAGCAGCTCGCTCGTACACGCACCGCACCGTGACCCCGCGTTTGATCAGCCTGATTTCTACCTCGTCACATGCATCAAGCTCTTCCTCGGTGATACCGGGCGGGTGGCGCTTGAACATGGTCAGCAGCTCCTTGCGCGCCCGGCTCACGCGGCGTAGCTCCTCGGCCAGACCGGCCGATCCGGGCCGGAATACCTCGAACAGCTTTACCTGACCGTTGTCCTTGCGGTTCCGGTAAGCCTGCTCGAGCTGCCGGACAGTCTTTGCCTGAAGCTTGAGCAGGTCTCGTGTCTCACTCATCTTGCGGCTGAACACCTCACGGGGCGAAAAAGCCTCAAATGTACCGACCTTGCCGTGGCTGCGACTAACCATTCCCTTGTCCACCAATCGCTGAAGCGCAGTGTAAACATGCGGCCGGTGAATCCCGGTCGCCCCACTCAGTTCGCGGACAC
This window of the candidate division WOR-3 bacterium genome carries:
- a CDS encoding helix-turn-helix domain-containing protein gives rise to the protein MKREEGLLALGLTQHEARVYSALLNIRIAGVRELSGATGIHRPHVYTALQRLVDKGMVSRSHGKVGTFEAFSPREVFSRKMSETRDLLKLQAKTVRQLEQAYRNRKDNGQVKLFEVFRPGSAGLAEELRRVSRARKELLTMFKRHPPGITEEELDACDEVEIRLIKRGVTVRCVYERAAFDDKVRLPHLMKVIKAGEQARVVEEVPMGLVIVDNSSAAFGLATTPEDRTGVFVNSPALVRLLRDAFEFHWQRGSDARQLVAGATGGER